Proteins encoded within one genomic window of Bacillus sp. F19:
- a CDS encoding helix-turn-helix transcriptional regulator: MLEGKLIKFYREKEGFTQGELVQGICSVTHLSKIERGITEYSGEITFLLSKD; the protein is encoded by the coding sequence ATGTTAGAGGGGAAACTGATTAAATTTTACCGCGAAAAAGAAGGATTCACACAAGGTGAACTCGTACAGGGCATTTGTTCTGTCACCCATTTAAGTAAAATTGAACGGGGCATTACGGAGTATTCGGGAGAGATCACTTTTTTACTATCAAAAGATTAA